The following proteins are co-located in the Clostridiales bacterium genome:
- a CDS encoding sensor histidine kinase, whose protein sequence is MEDQKNSGGNSANDKNADPSPSGRNQANGNAAESTGRASFSLVMKLNLHTILYTFGVLLTVNIVLCLAVMSLTLWKAEDRTAALMEEFSPRDTTVMEFRFVPADPDSAGIRLLNEVNRFTPLSNYQVTRWIWFDTTTKHPLKTLKYRMVFEQEKTAVIYPIGMILADYLRLLYALLILEALILLTGIAKGRREIRRILRPLLVMTKQAQNLSASAAGDLQANEMKRLRELAGTISNIDATKLDKRLSVDGTQNELKDLANAINSMLNRIDEAYRSQVRFVSDASHELRTPISVIQGYANLLDRWGKNDQATLQEAIDAIKSEAESMKDLIEQLLFLARGDNETLHLDLEVFNCSEMIEEIFKETQLIDTLHTFRMKNDTLAFVNADRQLLKQAMRILIENSIKYTPANGEIVVSIADDLDLIRISVQDNGIGIDPENLPYIFDRFYRSDESRARKTGGSGLGLAIMKWIIDRHGGTIEVISRKDIGTRTTILLPKVTLQDSFEQTP, encoded by the coding sequence ATGGAAGATCAAAAAAACAGTGGCGGCAATTCGGCAAACGACAAAAATGCTGATCCCAGCCCATCCGGTAGAAATCAAGCAAACGGCAATGCAGCAGAAAGCACTGGCAGAGCTAGCTTCTCTCTTGTAATGAAGCTGAATCTGCACACAATTTTATATACATTTGGGGTATTGTTAACGGTAAATATTGTGCTTTGTCTTGCTGTAATGTCTCTCACTCTATGGAAAGCGGAGGATCGTACTGCCGCTTTGATGGAGGAATTTTCTCCCCGGGATACTACAGTAATGGAATTTAGATTTGTACCCGCCGATCCGGACTCGGCGGGTATCCGTCTCTTGAACGAGGTAAACAGGTTTACTCCCCTTTCGAATTATCAGGTTACTCGATGGATTTGGTTTGATACAACCACCAAACATCCTCTGAAAACTTTGAAATACAGGATGGTTTTTGAGCAGGAAAAGACTGCTGTAATCTACCCTATCGGTATGATTTTAGCAGACTACCTAAGACTTTTATACGCCTTGCTGATTTTGGAAGCCCTGATTCTGTTAACCGGAATCGCTAAGGGACGGCGCGAAATACGAAGAATTCTCAGACCTCTGCTTGTTATGACCAAACAGGCACAAAACCTCAGCGCATCAGCTGCAGGAGATTTGCAGGCCAATGAAATGAAACGGCTTAGAGAACTGGCCGGAACAATCAGCAATATCGACGCAACAAAGCTGGATAAACGTCTTTCAGTAGATGGCACGCAAAATGAACTAAAGGATTTGGCCAACGCCATTAACAGTATGCTGAACCGTATCGATGAAGCATATCGTTCGCAAGTACGCTTTGTTTCTGACGCATCCCATGAACTTAGAACTCCTATTTCAGTGATACAGGGCTATGCAAATCTGTTGGATCGCTGGGGAAAAAATGATCAGGCAACACTTCAGGAAGCCATCGATGCCATTAAGAGTGAAGCGGAGAGCATGAAGGATTTGATTGAGCAATTACTCTTCCTTGCACGGGGAGACAATGAAACCCTTCATCTCGACCTTGAAGTCTTTAATTGTTCTGAAATGATAGAAGAGATATTCAAGGAGACACAGCTGATCGATACTCTGCATACGTTCCGCATGAAAAATGACACATTAGCTTTTGTCAATGCAGACCGTCAGCTCCTGAAGCAGGCGATGCGGATACTCATTGAAAATAGTATTAAATATACTCCTGCAAACGGAGAAATCGTCGTATCAATCGCAGATGATTTGGATTTGATAAGAATTTCAGTACAAGATAACGGAATCGGCATTGATCCGGAAAATCTCCCCTATATCTTTGACCGTTTCTACAGGTCTGATGAATCTCGTGCCAGAAAAACCGGGGGATCCGGCCTTGGTCTTGCTATTATGAAATGGATCATCGATCGTCACGGCGGTACCATCGAGGTTATCAGCCGTAAGGATATCGGTACCAGAACCACAATCTTGCTCCCCAAGGTTACATTACAAGATTCATTTGAGCAGACTCCATAA
- a CDS encoding DUF2325 domain-containing protein — translation MSIVIIGGHDRMVCTYKEICKKYKCKPKVFTQMPSNMKNLIGNPDLLVLFTNTVSHKMVENAVKAGERSGAKIVRSHSSSACALKSILDEHLCTNCGMCPNTVN, via the coding sequence ATGAGTATCGTAATTATCGGGGGACACGACAGAATGGTCTGTACTTACAAAGAAATATGCAAGAAATACAAATGTAAGCCAAAAGTATTTACACAGATGCCCTCAAACATGAAAAACTTGATTGGAAATCCTGACCTATTGGTACTTTTCACAAATACAGTGTCTCACAAAATGGTTGAGAATGCGGTGAAAGCGGGTGAAAGAAGCGGAGCTAAGATCGTTCGTTCTCACAGCAGCAGTGCTTGTGCTCTAAAAAGCATCCTTGACGAGCATCTCTGCACCAATTGCGGCATGTGTCCTAATACGGTAAATTAA